A window from uncultured Desulfobacter sp. encodes these proteins:
- a CDS encoding response regulator has product MQILLVDDEKELVSTLAERLGYRGIDAHWAVTPKEAISMLADQSYDIAVLDVQMPEMNGFELKEQMEKISSKLKFIFMTGHGSEECYNEGCSQTGEAFYLVKPVEIDSLIEKLNQVMLDGGKS; this is encoded by the coding sequence ATGCAGATACTTCTGGTCGATGATGAGAAGGAACTGGTCTCTACCCTGGCAGAACGTCTCGGATACAGGGGAATTGACGCACACTGGGCCGTTACGCCCAAAGAGGCCATCTCCATGCTGGCGGATCAAAGTTATGACATTGCCGTTCTGGATGTTCAGATGCCGGAGATGAACGGTTTTGAACTCAAGGAGCAGATGGAAAAGATATCTTCTAAACTCAAGTTTATTTTTATGACCGGCCACGGGTCTGAAGAGTGTTACAATGAAGGGTGCTCCCAGACCGGAGAGGCGTTTTATCTTGTGAAACCCGTGGAAATCGATAGTCTGATTGAAAAACTCAACCAGGTCATGCTGGATGGAGGAAAAAGTTGA